The Paraburkholderia caffeinilytica genome segment TCGATCGAGTGCCGATAGCAGCAGTAGGATGCGAGGCCCTCATTTGCACGCCCCAGCGAGAGCGTGTGACCCAGCCTCCGTGCTCTTCCGCGCATCGATCCATCGACCGATATCCTCTTGCCGCCATGCGACAGCCCGGCGACCAATACGCACGGGAGCGGGGAAGCTCCCGTCTTTTATCATGGCGTAGATGGAGCTTTTGCGAAGGCCGGTAAACCCACAGACATCAGGGAGACGGTAAAGGCGCAGGTCGAATTGTTTGTTTTCCATTGGAGTTCATCCGTGTTCGAATGACTCCATTTTGGTTCGGCATACGGCGTGAACCTGCGTCACATCTAAGTTTTGTTGGCCCGAATCTGTAGCATGCCGTCCGCGTCAGCGGAGCTATGCACGCGGCCACCCGACCAGCCGTTTTCCCATCTCAGTTTGCAGAGCGCTACGCCCTCTTGCGCAGCTCTGCGGCCTGGCGTGTCCTTCTCCGCCATCCCTAACAGCCTCTCGCAAGCGAACTTGAGCATCTTGTGGAAACCGCTCTCGCCTCTCGACGCAGGCCACGTCTTGTACGAGAGGCGCCATGCGAGCGCCGCCTCACAAGCCAACTCCGTCACATAGTCGATCGGGCGACCCGATTTTGAATTGAACGAAAAGCGAACGAGTCCAGCGTCGACAGCAAACAGCGCGTCGCCGTCGGTCGCCCGAGGCTTATCGGGCCGCAACAGCGAGGCTAGGTCCTTCTTCACTAAATCAATGTTCGCAGCGAGATAACGATGATGGGCATCGTGTCTGCCCACCGATTCGATTGCCCTATGTAGTTCGTGGGCAGCGCTTTGCAACCGTACATACGCTTCGACGATGTCCGGCGACATCGGCTTTTCGACACGGAGAAGGCCGGGGCCCAAGTTGTAAATGAAGCCATCAAGACCCGGTTCCGGCAATCCGAGTTCTCTAGCCTTGTCTCTTAGTAGATTCGTACGCTGATCGCGCTGAATTTTCGCCGCCTTGTCGAGCCTCTGTCGAGGCGTTTCCCGGTGGCGCACGTATGGCAAGTTTCGTGTCATGTCGGCTTGGCTCGCCGCTGGTTTTGCTGGGCCGCGACGTTTTTTGAAACCGGTTGCACACCGCCGCTTTCGACGCCGAAGGGTATCGGAAAGTCGGGTTTCAAGGGAAGGATGAACGGTGGAGCATTTCCGTACGTTTTCCGTACGACAGCGCCCGGAAAGTCGCCCAGCTCTCTAAGTCTTTGTTCTACTGGGGATTCTTGGCGCGCCCGGCTGGGATCGAACCAGCAACCCCTGCCTTCGGAGGGCAGTACTCTATCCATTGAGCTACGGGCGCTTCAACACGAAAGCGCGGCAACCTGAACAGGAGCGACGCCAAAGCGAGACCGAAAGGATACCCGGTTTCGGCCGAACCGTCCACCGGGCGGCCTATATGGCGGGATTGTCCGGCCCCGGCCCACCATCCAGCCGGCCCCGGCCTCGCGCGACGATGCGGGTAAACGCCTGCTGAACACCTCCCCGCGTCCCTCGCCGCCGTCGAAATCTTGCGTCTATAATCGTCCGTGCCTGATTAAAGAACAAGAAGTTGCCGTCACGCTGTACCGCTCACATACCCACGGAGACGAGACAAGCATGAGCGAAGCACCACACGGAGCCCCAATCAAAACCCCCGGGCAGCTCATCGCCGCGATCATTGCCAGTTTTGCGGTACCGATCGTCATCATCGTTCTGCTGGTGATCTACGTCGACAATTCGACGCGCACCGGCGCCGGCACAGACAGTCTTTCCGACGCCGAGGTCGCCGCGCGCATCAAGCCGCTCGCGCAGGTCGACATTCGCGACGCCAACGCGCCGCGCGTCTACAAATCCGGCGAAGAGGTCTACAAGGCCGTGTGCTCGGCGTGCCACGCGTCGGGCGCGGCCGGTGCGCCGAAATTCACCAATACCGCCGACTGGGCGCCGCGCATCGCGCAGGGCTTCGACACGTTGTTGCACACGGCGCTCTCCGGCAAGGGCGCGATGCCCGCGCGTGGCGGCACCAGCCCGGACGACTACAGCGACTTCGAAATCGCCCGTGCAGTGGCTTACATGGCGAACAATTCCGGCGCGAGCTTCCCTGAACCGGCGCAACCGGCAGCGGGTGCGGCAGCTGCCGCATCCGGCGCTGCCGCCGCGGCGCCGGCGGGTGCTTCGGACACCGGCGCCGCCCAGGCCGCTGCCGCGCTGGCAGCCATGGCCAGCGTGCCGCAGGCGGCTGCACCGGCGGCAGGCGGGGCGCAAAGCGCTGACGCTTCGCAAGCCGGCAAGGCGCTGTATCAGCAGGTTTGCCAGGCCTGTCACGCGGCCGGCGTGCTGAACGCACCGAAGTTCGGCGACAAGGAAGCGTGGGCGCCGCGCCTGAAAGAGCCAATGGACACGGTCTACAACTACGCGCTGCACGGCAAGGGCGCGATGCCGGCCAAAGGCGGTTCGACGGCTTCCGACGCAGACGTGAAGGCCGCCGTCGACTATATGGTCAGCGCGGCGAAGTAAGGCGCTTCCGGCGGTCGTCGTAAAACAAAAAATCCCTGCCCCGTGGCGACACGGGCAGGGATTTTTTAGTGTGCGAGCGCTCGGTGCACCGGAAAGTCAGGCACCCGCCGATGCAGCCGCGGGACGGCCGAACGCCTCGACAAATGCCAACGCCGGCGTGCTGCGAGCGAGCGACGTGAAATGCGCGTGCAGCTCAGCGGGTACGAGCCACGGATAACTCAACCCATCCTGCAACGCGTCGAGCAATTTGCCGTCGACGTCGGGCACGACGTCCATCCGCGCAATGTGGATATGAAACCCCGTGACGGCCGGCGCCGCGTCGAAACTCCACCGGTACACCCCATGGCCGACGCGCAACGCGCCGGTGGCCCGTTCGCGCATCACCACCAGCCACGGCAACGCGTCGATCGCGCCGTTCTCCACCGCGAGCGAATCACACACGTAATAGGTGCGGCACTGCGCGTATTGCGCGCCGAAATCGGTAACGAGCGTTTTCGCTATCGCATCGGTACCGACCGTGCGCGCCGGAAACGCGATATTCGACGTGGCAAGCGAAATGGTGAGAACCGCGTCCGGCGCGAAGGCCTCGGCGATGCGGTGGGCACGCGTGTTGTCTTTCGCGTCGATATAGGTTTCGAGTGCACGGCGATAATGCGCGAGCGGTGGCATGGGCATGCGAGCAGTCTCCGAGTGGCGCCCGTTCGAAGTCCGTTCGACGTCCGACTAACGGGCCGTGCCACTGTAGCCTGCGCACGTCGAAAAACCGCCGATGCACCTGCCGCGCACGGGGTCTTGCATGCGCCCCACGATCAAGGCTTCTGCAACAGCGCCTTCAAACTCGCGAGCCGGTCTTTCGGCGACATCGGTGCTTCTTCGGGCGTCGGCGGCGGGGCGTCGTCGAGCAGCATTTCGGGGATGAAGCGCGACGGCTCGCACACCACGGTCTCTCTCGCGCGCTTGCGCTTCTTGCACCAGTTCAGATGCAGGCTGCGCTGCGCCCGCGTGATCGCGACGTACATCAAACGACGCTCTTCCTCGATGCGCGCGTCGTCGATCGGTTCGTCGTCCGGGCCGCCACGATGCGGCATGATGCCCTCTTCGACGCCCACCAGAAACACGTGCGGATACTCCAGCCCCTTCGACGCATGCACGGTCGAGAGCCGCACGGCGTCCGGATCTTCTTCGCGGCCTTCGAGCATCGACATCAGCGCGACGGTCTGGATCAAGCCGAGCAGACTCTTGCCCGTGTCGCCGAAGCCGTCGGCGGTGTCGTAGCCGGTTGCTTCGCTCTTCTCCGAACCTTCAGGCTCAGCCTTGGTGCCCTTGCGCTTCAACCATTCCATGAACTCCAGCACGTTCTGCCACTTGGCCTGCGCCTGGCGTTCGTCGAACGCGTCGTACAGATAGGCTTCGTAGTGAATCGCATCCATCAGTTCGTCGAGCAAGGTCCCGGCGGCATCTTTCTCGGCGCGATCGGTGAGGCGCTGCATGAAGTCGCAGAACACGCGCATCGGTTCGATCTGACGCGGCGACAGGCGCGCCTCGATGCCGCCCATGTACACCGCTTCGAATAGCGACACCTTCGCCTGGCCCGCGAACGAGCCGAGCGCTTCGAGCGTCGTATTGCCGACGCCGCGGCGCGGCGTGGTGATCGCGCGGATGAACGCCGGGTCGTCGTTTGCGTTGGCGATCAGGCGCAGATACGCGCAGATATCCTTGATCTCGGCTTTGTCGAAGAACGACTGCCCGCCGGACAGCACATACGGAATCCGCTCGCGCCGCAGCACCTGTTCGAAGATGCGCGCCTGGAAATTGCCGCGGTACAGGATCGCGTAATCGCGGAAATTCGCGCGCCGCTCGAACTTGTGCGCGGACAGGCGGAACACCACGGATTCGGCCTCGTGCTCTTCGTCGTTGCAAGGTGTGACGGTGATCGTGTCGCCCATGCCGTGCTCGGACCAGAGCTTCTTTTCGAACAGCTTCGGGTTGTTCGCGATCACGTTGTTCGCGGCGGTGAGAATGCGCACTGTCGAGCGGTAGTTCTGCTCCAGCTTGATCAGATGCAACTTCGGAAAATCCTTGCTGAGCTGCCCGAGATTTTCGAGCGTCGCGCCGCGCCAGCCGTAAATCGCCTGGTCGTCGTCGCCGACAGCCGTGAAAGCGGCGCGCTTGCCGGCCAGCAGTTTCACCAGCTCGTACTGGCACGCGTTGGTGTCCTGATACTCGTCGATCAGCAGATAGCGCAGCTTGTTTTGCCAGCGGTCGCGCACCTGCTCGTTCTTCTCGAAGAGTTCGGCGGGCAGGCGGATCAGATCGTCGAAATCGACCGCCTGATACGCGTGCAGTGTCGCCACGTAATTGCGGTAGACGATCGCGGCCTGATGCTCGTCCTCGTTCGCGGCGATCGCGATCGCCTGTTCCGGCATGATCATGCCGTTCTTCCACAGCGAAATAATCGACTGGATCTTGCGGATAAAGCCCTTGTCCGTCGAGCCGACCTGCTCCTGGATCATGCCGAAGCAGTCGTCCGAATCCATGATCGAGAACTGCGGCTTCAGGCCGACGTGTTCCGCTTCCTGCCGCAGAATCTGCACGCCGAGCGAGTGGAAGGTGCAAACCGTCAGCTGGTTGACGGGCACTTTGCGGCCTTCCTTGCCGGGCGTGGTGAGCGTCTTGCCTTCGAGCAGCTTGCCGACGCGCTCGCGCATTTCCAGCGCGGCCTTGTTCGTGAACGTGACGGCGGCGATGTGGCGCGGCTCGAAGCCTTTGGCTTCGATCAGATGGGCGATTTTCTGCGTGATCACGCGCGTCTTGCCGCTGCCTGCGCCGGCGAGCACGAGACACGGACCGTCAAGATAACGGACCGCTTCATTTTGAGCGGGGTTCAGGCCTGCGGACATCGTCTGTGGATGGGTAATGCGGTTGAGGGCGCTTGGGTGCGGAATCGCGAGACCGAAGGCCCGGGGGCATGCTGCGCGGGGCGGGCGGCTGGAGCGCGCCTCGGTGCAACGGGCGTTCCGGCTCGCTGCGATCCGCGCGAGAGGAGCGATGTTAACACGGATGACCGGAGCCGATGCCGCGACAGACAAGCTGACGAGCGACCTGGAATGAAGACCGCGGTGGCAGCCAGTCAGGGGACAAAAACGGCGGCTCGAACTCGCTGCCGTGAATGCCGCGTCAACTGCCGCCCGAGCGCCGCCGGGCAGCCGCCGTCGACAAGACGCCTGCGACGTTGCCGACAGTCCGCCTTCGGGACATGCCACAATTACGGCGTTGCGCGCCGTCGCCGCGGTGGCAAAGCGGCGCGCCGTTTTTGCAGGAAGACACGCATGTCCGCATCGCTGAAGATTGGATTGATGGGTTACGGTTTCGCTGGCGCGACCTTTCATGCGCCGGTAATCGAGCACTGCGGGAGAGCGAGCATCGCGGCCATCGCGACGAGTCAGCCCGAGCACGCGCTGGCCGATTACCCGCACGCAAAAGTGGTGGCCGATCTGGACGCCCTGCTGGCGCTCGAAGAAATCGACTGCGTCGTCATCGCGACGCCCAATGACACGCATTTCGACCTGGCGCGCCGCACGCTGGAAGCGGGCAAGCACGTGGTGGTCGACAAGCCCGTCACGCTGACCGCCGCCGACGCCCACACGCTCGCCAACATTGCACTGGCTCGCGGCAAGCGGTTCGTGCCCTTTCACAACCGCCGCTGGGACGGTGATTTCCTGACCGTGCGGGATCTGCTGGCCAGCAGAGAGTTGGGGCGCATCACGCAATACGAATCGCATTTCGACCGTTTCCGGCCGGAGGTTCGGCAGCGTTGGCGCGAGGAGGCTTCGCGCGGCGGCGGTCTGCTATTCGATCTCGGACCGCACCTGATCGATCAGGCGTTGGCGCTGTTCGGCGCACCGCAGACCGTGTCCGCGACGGTTCGGACGCATCGCGACCAGGCCAGTGCGCCGGACTACGTCCATATCCAGCTCGGGTACGGCGACTTCGAGGTGGTGTTGCATGCAAGCGCGTTGACTGCCTTGG includes the following:
- a CDS encoding helix-turn-helix transcriptional regulator, whose protein sequence is MENKQFDLRLYRLPDVCGFTGLRKSSIYAMIKDGSFPAPVRIGRRAVAWRQEDIGRWIDARKSTEAGSHALAGACK
- a CDS encoding c-type cytochrome; this encodes MSEAPHGAPIKTPGQLIAAIIASFAVPIVIIVLLVIYVDNSTRTGAGTDSLSDAEVAARIKPLAQVDIRDANAPRVYKSGEEVYKAVCSACHASGAAGAPKFTNTADWAPRIAQGFDTLLHTALSGKGAMPARGGTSPDDYSDFEIARAVAYMANNSGASFPEPAQPAAGAAAAASGAAAAAPAGASDTGAAQAAAALAAMASVPQAAAPAAGGAQSADASQAGKALYQQVCQACHAAGVLNAPKFGDKEAWAPRLKEPMDTVYNYALHGKGAMPAKGGSTASDADVKAAVDYMVSAAK
- a CDS encoding UvrD-helicase domain-containing protein, giving the protein MSAGLNPAQNEAVRYLDGPCLVLAGAGSGKTRVITQKIAHLIEAKGFEPRHIAAVTFTNKAALEMRERVGKLLEGKTLTTPGKEGRKVPVNQLTVCTFHSLGVQILRQEAEHVGLKPQFSIMDSDDCFGMIQEQVGSTDKGFIRKIQSIISLWKNGMIMPEQAIAIAANEDEHQAAIVYRNYVATLHAYQAVDFDDLIRLPAELFEKNEQVRDRWQNKLRYLLIDEYQDTNACQYELVKLLAGKRAAFTAVGDDDQAIYGWRGATLENLGQLSKDFPKLHLIKLEQNYRSTVRILTAANNVIANNPKLFEKKLWSEHGMGDTITVTPCNDEEHEAESVVFRLSAHKFERRANFRDYAILYRGNFQARIFEQVLRRERIPYVLSGGQSFFDKAEIKDICAYLRLIANANDDPAFIRAITTPRRGVGNTTLEALGSFAGQAKVSLFEAVYMGGIEARLSPRQIEPMRVFCDFMQRLTDRAEKDAAGTLLDELMDAIHYEAYLYDAFDERQAQAKWQNVLEFMEWLKRKGTKAEPEGSEKSEATGYDTADGFGDTGKSLLGLIQTVALMSMLEGREEDPDAVRLSTVHASKGLEYPHVFLVGVEEGIMPHRGGPDDEPIDDARIEEERRLMYVAITRAQRSLHLNWCKKRKRARETVVCEPSRFIPEMLLDDAPPPTPEEAPMSPKDRLASLKALLQKP
- a CDS encoding oxidoreductase — encoded protein: MSASLKIGLMGYGFAGATFHAPVIEHCGRASIAAIATSQPEHALADYPHAKVVADLDALLALEEIDCVVIATPNDTHFDLARRTLEAGKHVVVDKPVTLTAADAHTLANIALARGKRFVPFHNRRWDGDFLTVRDLLASRELGRITQYESHFDRFRPEVRQRWREEASRGGGLLFDLGPHLIDQALALFGAPQTVSATVRTHRDQASAPDYVHIQLGYGDFEVVLHASALTALVAPRFAIHGTQGSYVKYGLDTQEDQLKAGLRPGDEGFGAGNTAGVLRVLEGDQEVEREVPTRNGEYIGFYIALADAIQNGAKFPISPQDAVDVMTIIELAARSSEEGVRLPFERIR